CAGTAAACAGAGGCATTTGGGTCACTGTTTCTCATAGACTTATGGAGAGCTGAGATTATATTGTAGTGTTGGTCTCCTTTTTTATCATAAAGGAGAGTTTTTTTGTTCAGACATTCTTCAATTATTTTTTTAGTTAAATTTAGTTTACCTGACTCCATAGGCGTACTACTAATTGCCAATTCCAACAGATTGAGCGCTGTTCTAGCATCTCCATTTGAAAAAACCGCTATAATCTCAAGGAGAGAACTCTCAACAAATATTGGTAGCCCCGCATACCCTCTTTGGTCCAATAGTGCATTTTTTAAAACCTTGATTATGTCATTAATGTCTAGAGGGTTCAAAACAAATACTCTAGAGCGTGATAATAAGGCTGAGTTAACCTCAAAGGAGGGATTTTCAGTGGTCGCACCAATGAGAACTATATTACCTTTTTCTACATGGGGAAGAAAAGCATCTTGTTGAGACTTATTGAAGCGATGAATCTCATCAATAAACAAAATAGTTCGGATACCTTGTTGTCGATTTTCTTTTGCTTTTGTCATGACTTCTTTAATTTCTTTTATTCCTGAAGTAGCCGCACTAAAGGTTATGAAATTAGCACAGGTAATTTCTGCAATAATCATAGCAAGAGTAGTTTTTCCAACCCCAGGGGGACCCCATAAAATCATGGAAGAAACATTATCAGATTGTATAATATTTCTCAAAACCTTGCCATTTCCTATAATATGCTCCTGACCCACATATTCCTGAAGAGTTCTAGGACGGACTCTATCAGCCAGTGGAGCCTTTTGTAACATCTTATCAAATATTGAATTTTGCACATAATCCATTTTAACACCTTCACTTTTTATTAATAAAATACAAGCACATAAGCTAAGTTATTTTTCATTATAACGCTATATTAACTTAATTAGCAAGTGAGAAGATGGTCAATTATACCATTATGTACCATTGTAATAATAATGTGCTAGACCATTTTGATGACGTCAGCAATATGGTTGAATTAGGATCTGGTGCTCAAAGAAATGTTGAAGATATTATGCTCTCAAGATATGCATGTTATTTAATTGTTCAAAATAGCGATCCAAGAAAAGAAGTAATTGCTCTTGGTCAGACATATTTTGCAGTTAAAACAAGAGAGCGAGAGCTTGAAGAAAATTATGAACAGCTAGCTATGAAGTGCTGTTAAACAGTGTTGACGCAATGCGTCAAGAATTAAGTTGGACTCATTATAGACTGATAATGTGTTATAAGTAAAAGGCTTACTCTAAAGGGTAAACCTAATTTTATTATATCTACATATTAAATCTGCAGAGACACATAATAGATATAATTATTTAAAGTGTGAGGTGTAGTGAATGCCAAATATAAAGTCTGCATTAATCAGATTAATTCCTAAAAAGTTACTCTTAATATTGTTATTTTCAATAATTCTAAACTGCAGTGTAATTATTGGAGAAATAGTAGAAGCAGCAGTAATTGATATTGGAAGTAGTTTATCAACAATAGCTAAGGAGGAAGTAATAAAACTAATAAAGACACAAGGAACAAAAGGCCCTTATTATTTCGAGGGACTTTCCTATAAGGTAGCTAATATCGATAAAGATAATGATTTTGAGATTGTTGCAAAAATTGATGGAGGGGTTCATGTAGGTTATTTCTTTATATTTGACAAGAATAGCCAAGGTGAATATTCTCTTGTAGCAGAAAAAGATTGGAAAGTAGAAAAATGGGACTTGGAATACTGGTACAATCTTAAGGGAGACAATAAAGCATATGAAATGACAACTCGTGCCGGTGGATCTGGTATGGATATTTTTTATGGTCATGTATGGTATTTGAAAGATTCCAAGTTCGTTGAGGCATGGATGGGAACGTTAAAGGAAAGAACGGCATTTCAAGATATTCTCAATTTAAAGATGGGGGGGTATCAAATTAATAGCGATGATTCAAGACTATATGCGTGGACAACGAAATATAGTACTAAAATAAGCACAAATACACCAATGGCAAAGCCGACAACTATTGTATCAATATTCAAATTCGATGGTGTTAAGTATGTCTTGCAAAGTCAAGATACTTATGAGCATAGCAATTAAATTCTAGTTAGGCGATGACACCCAGTCATCGCCTAACTCATTACATTCTTCAATCCACCACATTATCATCCGCAATAAAATCCACATCAACATTCTTCTCCCGAAGCTTACTAATATAAACCACTGCACACCTAAAAGTCTTTTTATTCTTTGGATTTTCTTGTCTCACTGAAAAATTCACAGGCTTACTGTAGCATTTGCAATACTGCATATTACTTAATTGTTTTTTGAAACTACTCAGTGGCAACACTTCATGAGTCACATTATGCTCTCTACAGTACTTTACAAACCTATCATAAAAGGATGTATAGTTAAGGCGAAGCACAAAATCTCCACCTAAATCTATCACTGCATCATAGTCGATATTTCTTAAAAGTTCATTATTAGCTGCCATACTATATTACTTAAATTGATTTTATTAACATTATTAGGTTGATGGCTATGGGGGGGTTATGAGCGAAGCGAATATGCTAATAACTATTGACAATATTATAAAAATCAAATACTCTTTCTATATACTTGTGGTATTTCACAAATAACTCTAGCATATTTTATTTATAATATTTGCTACAAGTTCGTTAGTATTTTCATGTGTCTAAACTATTAAAAACAACAAATAATAAATTCATATAATAATATTAGGAGGAATCCAGTGGAACTTAAAATGTTTAGCTTCATTGATGATGTGACAGAATATTTAGAAAGTATAAAAAGTGATTTGGAAATTGTATCAAAGGATATAGAAATATATTTTGAAGAACTTATATTGTCCAACAATGAAGAATATTTAAATATAAATTCAAGAGTAAAATCAGGTTCAAGTTTAAGAGAAAAAATACTTAGAAATAATTATTATAAAAAATATAAAACCCCTGAACAACTTATTTCAAATCTTTCAGATTTAATAGGCATTAGAATTGAATGCAGATTTGTTGAAGATGAAACTAAAATATATAAGGTATTGAAAAAGCATTTTAATAAAATATATTCTGATGGATATAATTACAATAATTTAAATGAAAATATAAGGTTAGATTTGTCAGATAAGCAACCTCAGAGACAGAGAAACGGATTTGAAATATTTAGAATAGATGGAGTTTATCGCCACAGTAATTCTGTCATAAAATTTGAACTTCAAATTAAATCCCTTGTAAATATATTTTGGGGAGAGATTGAACACAAAATAATTTATAAGAATAACACATATATGGTAATGCATAATTTTTTAAGTGATATAATGGGTTCTATTAAGAAAAATCTCTCTATGATAGATAATCAACTTCTTTTAATATATAATCAATTCAATGAGGAAGATGCAATTAATCCAGAGGCTAGGAAAATACAGTTAGAGATGTTACTTTCTAAACTCATTTATGAAATTTTCTCAAAAAGAATGAAAAACAGTATTGGGATGATTGTGGATTTCGGAGAATCTTGTGAGACAATAATGAAATATATTTTCAGAACAAATAATGCTGAAAACTTAGATGATTATACTAACACAATAACAAAAACAATTTCAAGACTTAATGACCTTTCTAAAAATGAAATGAACTTCAATAGTAAGATAAAATTTGAGAGAGAAATTTTATTGGATGATGAGTTTTCGAGCATTATCGGAAACACAATACTAGATTCAATTAATAGTGACTTTCAGTTTAATTTATTTTTTAGAATATTATTTGAAATAGAATTTGAAAATAATGCTGAAGACTTCGAAACGTTCATAAGCTTCCTTAGGAATAGATTCTATGATAATAAAAGCTTTTTAAATTTATATTTATGTTTCGAAAAAGAAGAAGTATATGAAATAGTAGATTCTATAATGAAGCAAATAGCTTACAGCTTTAAAAATATTGATTCCATAAAATTTATATACGACTATAATATAGATGCAATAAATGAAGTTGTAAATGAAGTTATTAAAATAATATGTACAAATATAAATTCATATGAACAGTGGCAAACAATTAAAGATATTTATTTAGAGTTGTTTAATTTAAAGATACTCGCAGTTTTTAACTATAAAATTAAAACTGATAAAGCGAATAAACTTATTCAGAAGATAAATAATTATTCAGGAAAAATAGAAATAAGTGCAGAGGTATTAAAGCATTTAAATAAATTAGAATCATCATCTGAAATTAAGGCTCATGATGTCTTAAAATTAATTAAAGTGTAATTTTATTAATTAATAAAATTAATAAAATTAGTATGGGAATTGCTGTAGTAGTAATTCCCATACTCCAAGATATGAGGATTTATAATAACCAATCTAGCCAAGTGTTATTACGTCTCCCTCAAAGGATATCTAAGGTGTAGCTACATGTTGTCTCGCCTATAACCCCTTCCTCCGTAACAATATGTCCTATAATTTGAGTATCACCTTCATTTTCAATATAATATTTAGGAGCAATTTAAATAACTGGTCTATATTAAATAAGGAAAGGAATATAAATTCAATTTATATTCCTTTCCTTATTTAATATTGTGTAAGTACAGCCAGTAACAGAATAATGGTAATTATTACGCCAATTATTGCTTTAATTCTAATGAAATCTATTGCACCTTCCCTTTCAATTGGATTAGCGTCTCGTCTTAAATTCCAAAAAACTTGAAAACCAAAAACTTTTTTTGGATATATAATTGAATATATTCCCATTGTCATGGATACACCCAAAAGTATTAATGTGAAAATTAGCATATTCCTCCCTCCTTTCATTA
This DNA window, taken from Clostridium estertheticum, encodes the following:
- a CDS encoding replication-associated recombination protein A produces the protein MDYVQNSIFDKMLQKAPLADRVRPRTLQEYVGQEHIIGNGKVLRNIIQSDNVSSMILWGPPGVGKTTLAMIIAEITCANFITFSAATSGIKEIKEVMTKAKENRQQGIRTILFIDEIHRFNKSQQDAFLPHVEKGNIVLIGATTENPSFEVNSALLSRSRVFVLNPLDINDIIKVLKNALLDQRGYAGLPIFVESSLLEIIAVFSNGDARTALNLLELAISSTPMESGKLNLTKKIIEECLNKKTLLYDKKGDQHYNIISALHKSMRNSDPNASVYWLARMLEGGEDPLYVARRLIRFASEDVGLADPNALQITVLAYEASHYIGMPECTVNLTQAVVYLAMAPKSNALYTAYESAKEDALNTIAEGVPLQLRNAPTKLMDSLGYGKDYKYAHSTDEKLTNMQCLPDNLKHRQYYKPTQEGLEKKVYEKLEYINAVKAKL
- a CDS encoding GTP pyrophosphokinase family protein, giving the protein MELKMFSFIDDVTEYLESIKSDLEIVSKDIEIYFEELILSNNEEYLNINSRVKSGSSLREKILRNNYYKKYKTPEQLISNLSDLIGIRIECRFVEDETKIYKVLKKHFNKIYSDGYNYNNLNENIRLDLSDKQPQRQRNGFEIFRIDGVYRHSNSVIKFELQIKSLVNIFWGEIEHKIIYKNNTYMVMHNFLSDIMGSIKKNLSMIDNQLLLIYNQFNEEDAINPEARKIQLEMLLSKLIYEIFSKRMKNSIGMIVDFGESCETIMKYIFRTNNAENLDDYTNTITKTISRLNDLSKNEMNFNSKIKFEREILLDDEFSSIIGNTILDSINSDFQFNLFFRILFEIEFENNAEDFETFISFLRNRFYDNKSFLNLYLCFEKEEVYEIVDSIMKQIAYSFKNIDSIKFIYDYNIDAINEVVNEVIKIICTNINSYEQWQTIKDIYLELFNLKILAVFNYKIKTDKANKLIQKINNYSGKIEISAEVLKHLNKLESSSEIKAHDVLKLIKV